The nucleotide window TGAAAAGCAGGCTGAGCTTGCCAGAAAAATGTATCATATTGAAGGAGTAAAAAATATAATTTCCAATGAAGCTTTGGATGCAGAATACCAAAAAGCAGAAAAAGAGCTTCAGCAGGAGAACATCGATTTCCTTAAAACATGGGATGATACGAAAAAAGCATTCCATGCTGAGTTCTATTCTTATTTTGTAAGAGGAAAAGAAATTAAAGTTGAAACATCAACTGAATCTTTATCTCATCTGAGAATTCCAAAAATAGCATTACCAAAATACAATGACTGGGGCGATCTGATCAAATGGAAAGGGCAGGAAAACCTTCCGGGAAGTTTCCCTTATACGGCAGGTATTTATCCGTTCAAAAGAACCGGTGAAGATCCGACAAGGATGTTTGCAGGAGAAGGAGGTCCTGAGAGAACCAACAGAAGATTCCACTATGTTTCTGCAGAAATGCCTGCAAAACGTTTATCAACAGCTTTTGACTCTGTAACATTGTATGGCCAGGATCCTGCTTTACCACCGGATATTTATGGTAAGATCGGAAATGCAGGAGTTTCTATCGCTACATTGGATGACGCTAAAAAACTGTATTCAGGATTTGATCTTGTAAATGCATTAACTTCGGTTTCAATGACAATCAATGGTCCTGCACCGATGCTGCTGGCTTTCTTCATGAATGCTGCTATCGATCAGAATGTTGAAAAATATATCAAAGATAATGGTTTAGAAGCTAAAGTAGAGGCTAAACTTAAAGAAAAATTTGATGATAAAGGATTAGAAAGGCCGAAATACAACGGTGAGCTTCCTCCATCCAATAATGGTTTGGGACTACAGCTTTTAGGATTAACAGGTGATGAAGTGATCCCAGCCGAAGTATATGCAGAAATTAAAGCTAAAACGATTGCTACCGTTCGTGGTACCGTTCAGGCTGACATTTTAAAAGAAGATCAGGCTCAGAATACATGTATTTTCTCTACAGAATTTGCCCTGAGATTAATGGGTGACGTTCAGGAATATTTCATCAGAGAAAAAGTAAGAAACTTCTACTCTGTTTCCATTTCAGGATATCATATTGCCGAAGCAGGAGCTAATCCGGTTTCCCAATTGGCATTTACCCTCGCTAACGGTTTCACATATGTGGAATATTACTTAAGCCGTGGAATGGACATCAATGATTTTGCACCGAACTTATCTTTCTTCTTCTCCAATGGTATCGATCCTGAGTATTCAGTAATCGGACGTGTGGCAAGAAGAATCTGGGCAAAAGCAATGAAATTAAAATACGGAGCTGATGAAAGAAGCCAGATGTTGAAATACCACATTCAGACATCAGGACGTTCTCTGCACGCTCAGGAAATTGATTTCAATGATATCAGAACTACTCTTCAGGCGCTTTATGCGATCTATGATAACTGTAACTCTCTCCACACCAATGCTTATGACGAAGCGATTACCACTCCTACTGAGCAGTCAGTAAGAAGAGCGATGGCAATTCAGCTGATCATCAATAAAGAATTAGGTTTGGCTAAAAATGAAAACCCGCTTCAGGGATCATTCATTATTGAAGAATTAACGGATCTTGTGGAAGAAGCAGTATATGCAGAATTCGACAGAATTACGGAAAGAGGAGGTGTTCTCGGAGCGATGGAAACGATGTATCAGCGTTCAAAAATTCAGGAAGAATCTATGCATTACGAATGGCTGAAGCATACCGGCGAATATCCGATTATCGGAGTAAATACCTTCTTAGGAAAAGATGGTTCACCAACGGTTTTACCGGGAGAAGTTATCCGTTCTACAGAACAGGAAAAACAGGCACAGATTGAATCTCTTCATAACTTCCAGAAAGCCAATGAAAACAAGTCTGAGGAAGCCTTAAGAAAACTTCAGCACGCAGCCATCAACCAGCAGAACCTATTTGAAGTGATGATGGATGCTGTGAAATACTGTTCTTTAGGACAGATCACCAATGCTTTATTTGAAGTAGGTGGTAAATACAGAAGAAATATGTAAGTCCGGAATCTGACATACATTTTTTAATAAAAACCTCAAAGTATTTCTTTGAGGTTTTGTATTTTTAACATTAAACTAACCTCAATGACCAAAATCATATTCCTTTCTCTAATTCTTATTTTCAACTTATATTTTACCCAGAATAAAAATAAAAACAATTATTTACCACCTGAAAAACTGGAAATGATTTTAGGGCAAAACTTTTTACTTACTACCTATTATGCCCTTCGGTATCCTGAAAAGGGATTTAGTTTTAATCATCCTGTCGGTTCTGCAAAGATTTATGAAGAATCCCTGTTGGAAAAGAACCCTAAAGACGCAAAAAAATTACTCGCAGAAATACATTTTAACAAATCAGGAAAATTAAATAGTGTACAACAGTATTCTGACGGATTCCGTTCAATAGTCATATATAATGAAAATGCTCTTATTTCTCATATAATAAATTATTATGATGACTACGACGCTGTTACAGAATATACATATGATAATATTGGTAACCTGAAAAGTAAATATGAGTACAATAGAACAGATGGAAACCTTGATTTCAGAAATTATACTGAATATCAATATCATATTGAAAACAGCAATATAATTGTTCAGGTATACATCATTGAAAAAAGAACAGGATTAAATATTGAAAAAAGAAAACTCACTTTTGACAAACAGCAGAGAATGACTAAAGAAGAGAGAGCTTTACGCATTCCCAATAAGTTTGAACTAAAATATGAAAGGATCTACTATTATGGCAACTCAAAGTTTCCTGAAAAAGTAACAAAAAAAGAAACCCATAATTTTGTTGGAAATAATAAGGAAACTGAAGTCTTTGAATATAATGATAATGGAGATCTTATTTATAATTCCCTAGATTCTGAACCATTAAAATTCTCTTCTGTAGATAAAACAATTTTTAACTCAAAAAATCAGGCAGAAAGAATAACAATAACAAAAAATTACAGCAACAACCTGAAAGAGAGCCCGATCAATAAAAACAAAACGCATCATCTGCTTTCATATGATGATTTTGGGTATATTACTTATGATAAAGAAATACGGAATGAAGGTGATAATGTCTTTACAAAAAGCACCTATCAGTTTGATAAACACAATAACTGGATTGAACTTCTAAACCAGGAACATATTTATCTTACAACATATGGAAAAAAAGATAATGAATCCTTTGATTCCAACACTCAATACAAAAGAGAAATCAGTTATTCCGATTTTGAAGAACCATATACATCAAAACTTATTGATACTCAGGCAAGCGAACAATTAAAAAAAGAATATCTTACCAAAAGTAAATTTCACGAAAAGATAGAAATCCTACACCATTGATTTTCTCCTATTTTGTTCAATTTTCTATAAAAAATCAAATCAATAAAATCTCCCTATTTTTGGAAGATTTTTATTTACAATGAAACCAAAAGCTTTATTCAACTGGAGCAGCGGAAAAGATTCTGCGCTTGCCCTTTACAAAATACTACAGGAGGATCAATACGAGATTTGCACTCTGCTTACCAGTATCAATCAGGAATTTCAACGGATTTCTATGCATGGGGTACCTATTTCTCTTTTAGAAAAGCAGGCTGAAAGCCTGGGAATTTCATTAATTAAAATGGAACTTCCTAAAGAACCGTCCATGGAAGAATATCAGCAAATCATGAGTAAAACAATGGCTGAAATTCACGCTCAGGGTATTACGCATTCCGTTTTCGGGGATATTTTTCTGGAGGATCTGAGAAAATATAGGGAAGACCAATTACATGCAGTCGGTATGAAAGCAGTATTTCCGCTTTGGAAAAAAGATACCTCCAACCTCATCCATGAATTTTTAGCCCTTGGTTTTAAAACGATTGTAACGTGTGTGAACGGATCTTACCTTGATCAAAGTTTTGCAGGCCGGATTATTGATGAGAAATTCATTGATGATCTTCCTGAAAATGTGGATCCGTGCGGAGAAAACGGAGAATTTCACACCTTTACTTTTGACGGCCCAATTTTCAAAAAGCCAATCCGGTTTAAAATCGGAGAAACAGTCAAGAAAACCTATCCTAAACCCAAAACAACTCCTGAAGAGGAAGACGGAGAATATACCTTCTGGTTTTGTGATCTGTTAGTAAAATAAGCCTGTGGACTATTATCCACAAGCTTTTCAAGATGTTATTTTAATGAAGTAAAAACTTCGTTCATAATTTCAAATACGGTATGAACATCTTTTTCACCGGTCATCCAGTTAACAAAAGCTGCTCTAATCCCTTTATGATTATTGTAAAAAGTTGGAGTCATGAAGACTTTCCCTGTATCATTGACCTTTTCCAAAAATAAATCAACCTCATTCTGCCTTGTATCATCCTTTAATGTAAAGCAAACGGTATTCAATCTTACCGGAGCGAGCAGTTTAAAATCATTACTGTTTTCAATCAGGTCTCCAAATTTTTCCGCCCAGGATATATTATCATCTACAATCTCCTGATATCCTTTTTTACCATAAGCCATAAGAGAAAACCAGGCCGGCAGTGCCTTCAGCCTTCTTGAATTCTCAGGAAGAAAATTTAAATAATTGAAATTATCCAAAGGATCTCCAAGGTAAGGAGCATTGGAGTTCTGAAAAGTTTCAATCTGCAGGATTTTATACTGTTCTTTAATCAGAAATACAGCACTCTCATAAGGTACATTCATCCATTTGTGGCAGTCTACTGTAATACTGTCCGCAAGTTCCCAGTTCTCTACAAGATGCCTGTGTGTGGTTGAGCAGGCTGCAAAACCACCAAAAGCAGCATCAATATGCCACCAGAAGTTATATTTTTCTTTTAGCCTGCTGATTGCCTTAAAGTCATCAAAATCTACTGTATTCACCGTTCCGCCGCTGGAAATTAAAATAAATGGTGCACCGTTAAGTTTCAGGATATTTTCTTCAAGATCCTCTATGCAAATAGCTTCACTGTTTCCTTCCTGAATTTTAATCTGAATAATGTTATTGCTCCCCAACCCCAATAACGAAAGTGATTTAATAGAAGAAGAATGAGGAGTGGCACCCAGCACTTTTATTTTCTCAGAAATCCCTTCTCTGGCAATATCTTTTCCAAGCGCTTTTCCAAGCCATTGACGGGCAACAGCAAGACAGGTAAAATTGGACATGGTAGCACCCGTTACAAAACCTCCCAAAAAACTTTCCGGAAGCTGAAGAAGCTCCTGCAAAAGCCGTATTGCTTCCACTTCTATAACTCCTGAAATATCTCCCTGACCTTTCATAGTCTGGGTATTCTGATCATAAATAGTTGTAAGCCAGTCTCCCGCAACAGATGCCGGAGTAGCGCCGCCGGTTACAAATCCCCAGTATCTTGGCCCGGAAGAAGCTACCATTACCGGTTCAAATTTTTGGTTAAAAATCCGCAGAGTCTCTTCCGTTCCATATCCTGAATCAGGCAGTGTATGTTTTTCTAATGTATGGTTGACTACCGATGTAGATCTTTCTTCAATAGAGTTCAGGTATTCTATTCCCTGTTCTTTGACAATATCCAGCAGATGGCGTACGTTTGCTGAATCGTTTTTCAACTGTTCATTCATAATTTTGTGACAAATATTATTCAAAAATATTAAAAGGGAACCATAAAATGACAAAGAGCCGGTATAAAAACCCCTTTCTAGCACGCAATTTGCATCCCATAATGCTCTTTTGGATATTTTAGTATCTTTAATAATACAATCATCATTTAAAAATACAACACCTGTGATCAAAAATTTAATATTCCTGTCCCTTTTCTGTTTTTTGTTTTCCTGTACCACTGAAGCTCCAAAAGTCAATGCCGTTGATAAAAAAGCAATTATAGACTCTACTATCTCAGCTTTTCAGAAAACACTTTTGGAACAACAGATTGATTCTACTTTTAAAAAGTATCACTTCAATGGAAGCATTGCCGTTTTCAAAGACTCTTTACCTCTTTACAGAAGAGAAAACGGTTATTCAGATTTTAAAAGAAAAACAAAAATTGACAGCAATACTATTTTTGCCATAGGCTCTGTAAGCAAGCAATTCACTGCCGTTTTAATTTTACTGCAGATGGAACAGGGAAAACTGAACATAACCGATAAAGCTTCAAAATATCTGAAGGAATTTCAGACCAAAGAATATGAGAATATAACGATTCATCAATTGTTAAACCACACCTCAGGGTTAAATATCATGGGTGGAAAGCTGATGTTTAAGAGCGGCTCAGATTTTTTCTACTCAAATGACGGCTTCAATACACTTGGAAAAATTGTGGAAAAGGTTTCCGGGAAATCATATGATGAGAATGTTCTGGAACTTTTCAAAAAGGCAGGAATGACACATTCTTCTACGGGAGATATTTTTAAAGGATATAATTTTGCAAGTGCCTATATTGGCACGCCTGCTAAATTTCAGGAAGTTCCCAACATGCCGAAAAGATTAGGAGGAAAGGAAATCGGAACTCCGGCTGGCGGAATATTGTCTACCATTCAGGATCTTCATGCATGGAATAACGCTCTGTATGGCGGAAAAATATTAAAACCGGAAACACTGAAACTTTTTATGGCAAAAAGTGCGGAAAGGCGCCATGCCATCTTTGGAAAAATGGGTTATGCCTATGGAATTATGCTGAATATCGGCCAACCCAGTTCTTATTTCCACAGTGGTTATGTAAAAGGTTCACCTTCTCTGAACATCTATTATCCGGACACAAAAACCTCTGTCATTATTTTATCTAATATTGCAGATGAAGAAAAAGGAAAAGGAGTGATCTTCAGACCTCATATTGAAGTAAAAAAGA belongs to Chryseobacterium gleum and includes:
- a CDS encoding pyridoxal phosphate-dependent decarboxylase family protein; translation: MNEQLKNDSANVRHLLDIVKEQGIEYLNSIEERSTSVVNHTLEKHTLPDSGYGTEETLRIFNQKFEPVMVASSGPRYWGFVTGGATPASVAGDWLTTIYDQNTQTMKGQGDISGVIEVEAIRLLQELLQLPESFLGGFVTGATMSNFTCLAVARQWLGKALGKDIAREGISEKIKVLGATPHSSSIKSLSLLGLGSNNIIQIKIQEGNSEAICIEDLEENILKLNGAPFILISSGGTVNTVDFDDFKAISRLKEKYNFWWHIDAAFGGFAACSTTHRHLVENWELADSITVDCHKWMNVPYESAVFLIKEQYKILQIETFQNSNAPYLGDPLDNFNYLNFLPENSRRLKALPAWFSLMAYGKKGYQEIVDDNISWAEKFGDLIENSNDFKLLAPVRLNTVCFTLKDDTRQNEVDLFLEKVNDTGKVFMTPTFYNNHKGIRAAFVNWMTGEKDVHTVFEIMNEVFTSLK
- a CDS encoding diphthine--ammonia ligase — encoded protein: MKPKALFNWSSGKDSALALYKILQEDQYEICTLLTSINQEFQRISMHGVPISLLEKQAESLGISLIKMELPKEPSMEEYQQIMSKTMAEIHAQGITHSVFGDIFLEDLRKYREDQLHAVGMKAVFPLWKKDTSNLIHEFLALGFKTIVTCVNGSYLDQSFAGRIIDEKFIDDLPENVDPCGENGEFHTFTFDGPIFKKPIRFKIGETVKKTYPKPKTTPEEEDGEYTFWFCDLLVK
- a CDS encoding serine hydrolase domain-containing protein, translating into MIKNLIFLSLFCFLFSCTTEAPKVNAVDKKAIIDSTISAFQKTLLEQQIDSTFKKYHFNGSIAVFKDSLPLYRRENGYSDFKRKTKIDSNTIFAIGSVSKQFTAVLILLQMEQGKLNITDKASKYLKEFQTKEYENITIHQLLNHTSGLNIMGGKLMFKSGSDFFYSNDGFNTLGKIVEKVSGKSYDENVLELFKKAGMTHSSTGDIFKGYNFASAYIGTPAKFQEVPNMPKRLGGKEIGTPAGGILSTIQDLHAWNNALYGGKILKPETLKLFMAKSAERRHAIFGKMGYAYGIMLNIGQPSSYFHSGYVKGSPSLNIYYPDTKTSVIILSNIADEEKGKGVIFRPHIEVKKITDHLENTLSQLRSKQ
- a CDS encoding methylmalonyl-CoA mutase family protein, with the protein product METQKYTPTNKVRIVTAASLFDGHDAAINIMRRVIQGTGCEVIHLGHDKSAEEVVNTAIQEDANAIALTSYQGGHNEYFKYIYDLLREKNSPQIKIFGGGGGVILPEEIKDLMSYGIDRIYSPDDGRELGLQGMIDDLVQRSDFATGKDVTAKDLDDISFENPSSIAQIISAVENFSDEKPELVKAIDEKSKDLTIPIIGITGTGGAGKSSLTDELVRRFLRSNTDKKIAIISIDPSKKKTGGALLGDRIRMNAINDPRVYMRSMATRENNVSVSPFIHSALNVLKLAHPDVIILETSGIGQSGSEVSDFADVSMYVMTPEYGASTQLEKIDMLDYADLVALNKSDKRGALDALQAVRKQFQRNHLLWESQLEDMPVYATKASQFNDHGTTELYNRLVSKVNEKFSDLHLNTFVEQEITDEVTIIPPKRVRYLSEIVENNKQYDANVEKQAELARKMYHIEGVKNIISNEALDAEYQKAEKELQQENIDFLKTWDDTKKAFHAEFYSYFVRGKEIKVETSTESLSHLRIPKIALPKYNDWGDLIKWKGQENLPGSFPYTAGIYPFKRTGEDPTRMFAGEGGPERTNRRFHYVSAEMPAKRLSTAFDSVTLYGQDPALPPDIYGKIGNAGVSIATLDDAKKLYSGFDLVNALTSVSMTINGPAPMLLAFFMNAAIDQNVEKYIKDNGLEAKVEAKLKEKFDDKGLERPKYNGELPPSNNGLGLQLLGLTGDEVIPAEVYAEIKAKTIATVRGTVQADILKEDQAQNTCIFSTEFALRLMGDVQEYFIREKVRNFYSVSISGYHIAEAGANPVSQLAFTLANGFTYVEYYLSRGMDINDFAPNLSFFFSNGIDPEYSVIGRVARRIWAKAMKLKYGADERSQMLKYHIQTSGRSLHAQEIDFNDIRTTLQALYAIYDNCNSLHTNAYDEAITTPTEQSVRRAMAIQLIINKELGLAKNENPLQGSFIIEELTDLVEEAVYAEFDRITERGGVLGAMETMYQRSKIQEESMHYEWLKHTGEYPIIGVNTFLGKDGSPTVLPGEVIRSTEQEKQAQIESLHNFQKANENKSEEALRKLQHAAINQQNLFEVMMDAVKYCSLGQITNALFEVGGKYRRNM